The nucleotide window GCAGCGGATGAAACACAGAACACGAAAAAGGATTGAGCGAACGGCGACGTGAGgttcgcacgcacacagacgccatCAGAttacgaggaggagcgcagtcctctctctcctcctcgcaacAATATACCAGAGGCAGCCTCGACGAACATCAAAAGCCCGTCAAGACGCATCGAGCCGTTCGAAGCTTCGGCACACTGGCTGGGCGGCTAGCGGGGTCACTCTACTATCCTCGCTCGCCTGTGCCGCGCACCCCTGCCGCAGTTActtcgcctccaccacctcgcccttctcctttagctgcttgcgcagccgcttctcAGACAAAATGTCGGCGGCCACCTCATCGCTCACCTCTTgtgcctccaccacctcagGAATCCAGTGCATCAGCATTCGCTCAATGCCGCTCTTTAGGGTGATGTGCGACGATGGACACGACTTGCACGCCCCTTCTAGAAGGAGGAACACGGTGCCCTCATCCATGTCGATGAAGCGGACGTTGCCACCGTCAGCACGCAGCATCGGCCGGATGCGCGTCGCCAGCAGTTCCTTTACGGCCAGCACCACTTCGTCATCATCTTCATCCGGTTCAGTGTCGTTGTTGTAGCCCAACAACTCCTCTTCACCAGCCGCGGAGAGCACGTTTTCCTTGCTCTCTGCAAACTCGACGATCACCTCCTTGATGATGGGCATCAAGGCGGCCCAGTCCTCTTGTGGATGCTTGCGCACCGTTACGTACTCGTCGGCCAGAAAGACGGCCTGCACCCCTGCCACGCCGAAGAGGGCCTCAGCCAGCGGCGACTTGTAGGCCTGCGCAGGCGAGGGGATGTCCACGGAGAACTCTGGCTTGAGAAACGAGATGTCCATGGAGAAGAAGCGAATGCAGTCTGGGTTCGGCGTCTCGTTCGTTTCGACGACAATACAGCGGCACTGCACGGCCCGTGCAGAGAGAGGTGACCCGGAAAATGCCCCGCTGGAGAGGATAACAAGAGACCTCGTGAGGGAGCGGCGAACCGTTGAGCTGCACGGCACACACGTGCTAAGACATGCGCTAGTGATCGCCCGCGCAGCATACGATGCCATACTTACGCCTGATCGCCTCAGCATCTTTTTCACTCTTTTTGGAgacgacgcacgcgcgaaACACGCCGCTGGGATGCAACCAGAAGCTACTTCCCACGACCGCAATCACGTGTGTGTAACATAAGAGGAGAGATCAGGAGGAAAAAGACGCGAGATCAGCAAGCAGAAAATGAGCCGCGAATGCACTCAGAGCCCACTCAACAGAAGAGTACGTCATACCATCACCGGCACACAGTAGCATCGATGCCGCAGATTTGTGAATCTGTGCGTGCCCATCAGGGAGTGCACCACATCTGGCAGAGGCCACGCAGAAACAAGATACACATTTGTTTTTCCTCAACATGTCCACTCGGCGCCATACAACGCGACTCGAacgcctcctcccacacCACACGCCGCCACTCCCGCCCTGCACCCTCACAGAGCCGTCCccgtgtgtggctgtggccCCATGCAGCCgtcgacacacgcgcggtacagcagtgcgccgactcgatCACCGTAGCACCGCCTCGGCCTCATActctgcccacccacacctcgGCCCCgcaggccgcctcacagccgctcgcATCACGCCCGgtcgccacctcgtgcacACCCTCTCGCGGCGGCTCAGCAGCCCCACACCAGTGTGGGCCGTGTGACGGTCGGGGGGTGAGGTACCCACGCGCCGCGCTCACACTTTGCCTATTCATATGGATGCCACAGACGCCTGGCCACGGTCGCGGgtcgcgccgacgcggcccCGCCAAGagcctcaccgccgacgtcagcagcCATACATCGCTCTGGCATCCCCGCGTAGGTGGGTGCCTGACCCTGGCACCAccagcagggagggggaggggctcggcactggcagggagaggggcagggggTCGCGGGCTGATTGGCTTCACCCgcacagagagcgggagTACCGGGCCCTGTTGACATCGTCCCCCCAAAAGGGTGCTGTCCGTGAAAAGGGATATTAGTGAGGAATGGGAAATCAAGAAACCCTGAGCAGAACAGCCCCGGTGGAAGTAGCAGCAGTATGGAtttgtgtgtacgtgtgtgtgtgtgtccaccGCGGATGGTATAGGGGCAAAGATGTAGTCGGCACATATGGCGGGGGACGGTACTGCACTTGGCTCCCCGCAACGAACGACACGTACAAAACGCCTGAGAAAGCAgcggggagagaaagagcagAAAAAGATAGGTCAGACGAGGGTGACCGTGAAGGACGCAGAGCGGAGAAGGCAGGAGGCCCGAGCGAGTTACAAAATGAAGCCGCAGTGGCCTCGTCCgtgccgcgtgcgcgctgaATTCAGGTGAACTGGAGGACGGCGCATGTTCTTGGCCGATACACAGAAACAGCAAATGTGAGAGAAAGCATAGTAGGTGCTATGGCTGTCTGGCACCTCCGGTACATTCGTCCTCGCCATGCAAACACATGTTAGCCGGGACGTCAGCTGTCAGAGCCCTCAGATGTGGCGTAGGGAGCAAGAACGCTACGCAGGTCTGTTCCGTTGCTTTTCCGGCGTCTACGGCGTGTACGTGCTCACGCAAGCCTTCAGCAGGAGAGAGGAGTcaccttgtgtgtgcgtgtgtgtgcatcgctATAGGCGTGTAGAGGGGAGGTACAACGTTATCAGAATGTGAGCCGGGCAAGCGAAAGGCGCTCGTGTACGCTGAGGATGGTGTCTGCGCAGCATCCGGACGCGAATACGGCGTAGTAGGGGAGAAGGCACCCGCGCTGGCAAGCACGTGCCGTGCAAGTGTCAGTCGCCACTTCCCCCACAGCCTCGAGTCGGCCTAGACCGTCACGCGGGCGGCCGCGTTCACCCGAATgaactcctccacctccttggAGGCCAAAAACTCTGGCACCACCTCCATGTCATCAATCTCAGGGCAGCTAAACCGTAGCACCGCCGCTACGCTGCCAAGCTGCGTCAGCTGCTCGCCGGTGACGTGGTTGCTGGAGAAGACGTTCACAGTGGACGATCCACTCTGACGCACAAAGTTCACGAGGGacaagaagaagcggcgcTCGGTCGGGTTCTCGGAGCGAAAGACATCATCGCTAATCATGAGGCCGCCAACAGCACCGGCCATCACCGCGTAGTAGACGTACTGCGGGGTGTAAACGCACCTGTCTGGGTCCTTGTTCATAGTGTCCTGGAACTTCTCCCACATGCGGATGTCGTCGACGCACTTGGCCGACTccatgcgctgcgccacaccaGGGTCGCTGAGAGCCTCCTTGAGCCCGCTGATCGTCGTCGACGAGACCTTTACGAGAAGAAACCTGGAGAGGTTGAGGTACACCTCACGGAGAGGGCCGTGGTCTGCGCGCTGGGTGACTTCCTTGATGTACGCGTGGAACTCCTCCCGCACGTGGCCTGGGGAGCACAGCAGAACGAGCTTCGTCTTCTCGAAGTCAACGTGTGTGACAAGGGCGTCAAGGGACTGCTTGAAGAAGCGCTCGATGCTCTTGTCGCGCGCCTTGCCGTCGCTCTTGTGCTTCTTCGAGATGGTGACCTCGATCTTGGCTTTGATGTGCATGAAGGAGCGCGTGACGAGAATGACCTGGGCCTCGCCGAAGCTCATCAACACGGCAGCCGTGTCTGCTTTGCCGGACTCGTCACACGCATCCTTTAGGCGATCCTCGCAGATGGAATCCCACTCCCTCTTCGTGATCCGCACCTCCTGAGGCGGTTTCGCGTGAATGGTGAGGGTGTGATGAGCCCCCGTCTTTACAAAGTTGTTTTCCTTCTTGTTCACGCCTTGAATGCGCAGCTCATCCGGGGTGAAGGCGATGTGCTTCACCTCCACCTCAAGGTTGAGCATCTTCATCTCCGCGGCGAGAGTTCCAAGCGCGTTCTCGCGCGGGACTTTGCGTCGTGTCTTGGTGAGCACGAGATCGCCTACGAGAATAAAGTTGTACAGGTGCCACAAGTCCTCTGAGGTGCCGACCGACACCCGCACCTCCATCGACCCATCCGGGTGCGCAGCCTTGCCCAAGAGACGCATTTGCgtgcgtcgccgctggcagTATGCGTGGTTGTTGATTCGTGCGGGCGCACGTGCTGCGAGATCCCTGACGGTCAGCAATGAGAAACGGCTGCTGGCAAGTTGGTGACGTGGAGTGGTGAAGTATGGAGGTGATGAATGCCGGCGCGATACAGTGCGAGCCGGCCTACTGGTGCGTATGTGCGGCGCACGTGGGGCGATGAGAGGGCGAGCGAGGGACTTGCAGGACAAAGCTCGCCGACTCAGcgtttcctcctcctcctctgcaaTCGCAATAGACGCGCAGGGgtcacggaggaggcgagtAAGGAGACCGAAACGTGATCAGACGCAGGTACAGAACAACAGAAACGGAGAAGGGCGTAGTCGGCCGAGAAGGAAGTGAAGTCGCATCTTAGTGCAAGATCTCCCACTAAGCAACCATGAGCACTCTGCCAACGTGCTGGGCACGACGCAGAGGCTTCGGCCGGCCAACGGCCCCGTAACAGGGATGGCAGGGGAGGGTAGCCATCCTTCCTGTTTCTCTCACGCTGAGACGcagagcgagggaggagcggAACCCAGAAAGTGCCCGCGTGCAGGTTGCAGAGATGGCATGCATCCCTATCAAacaccgccggcgtcgacggcggcagcacctaCCCCTCCCGTGCACGCCGCTGttgtggagagagaggtcatgtgtgtctgcggaTTCGTACGCGTTGCTCGGGACGCTTAAGAATGAGTTCCGTGACGACACAGATGCACTCGTTCGCGGTGCCCTCATGCAGGTGCTTGGCTGGGCCGACTCTTCCCAcactcctccctctcccccgttTGTGTACGTTACTTGATCTCGCGACGGAGGGCGTAGGGAGGATGGAAGAGGGAGCAGTCATGATGCACTGTTGGCGGGATACGCAAGGGCACAGTGATCCTTATTTCTGCACGGACACACATCATGCGTAAAAGCAGCAGCATTGACATGATTCGAGGCGAGACTGGGCGCGGTGGGTGTGACCGCCTTCGATGCGCTTAGCTGCTCTACTTACGGCGTTCCGGATCTCTCTTCAGTTATCACGTTGGCAGCGATTCAGGCTCACATCTCAGTTGACACCGTTTGAGCAGTAGCTGGAGCTGCCTCGGAGAAGCGCATACGCTTTGCCAGTGCCTCGCTGAGGCCCAGGTACTCGGCCAGCTTCACCACGTTCTCCTGGCAGTCACCTCGGAAGAGAACATCCCGGCAGACATC belongs to Leishmania mexicana MHOM/GT/2001/U1103 complete genome, chromosome 26 and includes:
- a CDS encoding cell cycle regulation-like protein, with the protein product MRLLGKAAHPDGSMEVRVSVGTSEDLWHLYNFILVGDLVLTKTRRKVPRENALGTLAAEMKMLNLEVEVKHIAFTPDELRIQGVNKKENNFVKTGAHHTLTIHAKPPQEVRITKREWDSICEDRLKDACDESGKADTAAVLMSFGEAQVILVTRSFMHIKAKIEVTISKKHKSDGKARDKSIERFFKQSLDALVTHVDFEKTKLVLLCSPGHVREEFHAYIKEVTQRADHGPLREVYLNLSRFLLVKVSSTTISGLKEALSDPGVAQRMESAKCVDDIRMWEKFQDTMNKDPDRCVYTPQYVYYAVMAGAVGGLMISDDVFRSENPTERRFFLSLVNFVRQSGSSTVNVFSSNHVTGEQLTQLGSVAAVLRFSCPEIDDMEVVPEFLASKEVEEFIRVNAAARVTV